The nucleotide window acaaaggggtgatccttttcaagaagtttgcataatgggttagcaattttggagaaaTCTTTTATGAATCTCCTGTAGAACCCGCATGCCCTAGGAAACTTCTCACCTCCTTGACTGAAGTGGGTGGTGGTAGTTTTTCAATCacgtcaaccttagcatggtcgacCTCAATTCCTTTACTGGACACTCGATGTCCCAGGACTATCCCTTCCtgtaccataaaatgacacttctcccagttcaacactaaatttgtctccacacatcttttgagcactcttCTTAAGTTGTGAAGATAGTCCTCGAATGAATCTCCCAccacagagaaatcatccataaaaacctccataatatcctccaccatgtctgtgaaaatggctaacatacaCCGTTGAAATGTCGCTGGTGCATTGCAAATCCCAaaaggcattctccgaaaggcgAAGATGTCATACGGACAAGTGaaggatgttttctctctatctttgGGGGCTATTgatatctgattgtaccccgaatatccatccaagaagcagAAGTGCGATTGCCCAGCCAgcctgtccaacatttggtcaatgaaaggcaAGGGAAAGTGGTCCTTCCGGGTGGTTGTGTTCAATTTTCGGTAATCCATACAAATCCTCCATCCCGTGACTGTACGAGTTGAGATAAACTCATTGTTCTCATTTTGCACAACAGTCATTCGCCcttttttcggcacacattggacAGGGCTGACCCAattgctatcagagatggggaagatgattcccgcatctaaccatttgatcacttccttctttactATCTCTTTCATGTTCGGGTTCAGCCTTcgttgatgttctctggaaggtttttgcccttcttccaagagaatcttgtgcatacagaaggttgggttgataccctttatgtctgccatggtccagccAATGACAGTCTTGCTTTCCTGCAGTACCTGTAAGagttgttctacctgcacatctagcaaaccagatgatataataacaggCAAAGTAGAATCGGGGTCTAAGAAAACGTACCTAAGGTGAGTTGGGAGCGGCTTCAGCTCCAACTTGGGTGGTTCATCTACTGATGGCTTTGCTGGAGGTTTAGTCCTTTTTTCTAATTCAAGGGActcgaactgaggttccctttTCCAGAATCCTTGGCCTTCAAGTGCCATGACCTACTCAGCTAACCCTTCACCATCCATTCTTCTAAATTTGTCAAACATGCCTCCAATGGATCTTTAGCAGTCAGGGTCACATCATCTTATTGCAGGATCACATCCACTACCTCCACTAGAGAGCAATTAGAATATTCATTGGGTCTCCTCATAGATTGCAGAACATTGAATATGAAATCTTCATCGTTCAGTCTCATTTTTAATTCCCCAGTCTCACAATCGATCAgtgctctcccagtggccaaaAATGGCCTACCTAAAATGATAGGTATCTCCTCATCTACctgacagtctagaataacaaAGTCTGCAGAGAGCACAAACTTCCCCACTTGCACCATCACATCATCAAGAATCAAAGTAGGCCTTTTTACCGTGCAGTCAGCTAGCTGCAGCAGCATCGAAGTCGGTCTAGCTCTGTCAATGCCCAGTTTGGTGTATACAACCagaggcatcaaatttatacaggctcccaaatcacataatgctTTTGCAAAGGCATAACTCCCAATCGTGCATGGAATAGTAAAGCTACCTGGGTCTGACATCTTTTGAGCCATCGGTTTGATCACTACTGCACTGTAGGTCTGCGTCAGAGTTACTATGGATAGGTCCTAAAAATCAAACTTCCGTGACATTAGGTCTTTCATCATCTTCGCATAACCTGGCATCTCCCTCAAGGCATTCATCAAAGGAATATTCAACTGAATTTGACGCAGCATCTCCGTAAATTTCTTGTATTGATCTTCCTTGTTTTGTTTTACCAGtctctgagggaatggtgcaggtatcaccctttgtgcactATTTGCTGGCTTCTCTCTGTTGGGGTTCTGTGGCATAAGAAGCACCACCTATTCTGCAGCTTGTTCATTTACCTTAGCCTTACCCTTTTCATCTTGACCCTGTTCAACCACCACTTCAGTCAGATTTGATGGTTCATCTACCTCTAGTGGAATTGGAGTGGCTGGTGTAATCTCTATGATGGCTTGTGCAACCTCCTACTCTTTGTCTAAATCTCTCCCATTTCGTAGACTTACTGCCATCAGCTGATTCGGGTTTTGCTCCTTGGGGTTAATATTTGTATCCGCTGGCAATGTTCCTTGGGGGAGGTTGTTTAAAGCCATAGACAACTGCCCCAACTGAGTTTCAACGTTCTTTATAGCTGAATCATGTACTGCCaacttttcttgcatcttacCATTTGTCCCAATGAGTTGCTGGAGCATTCCCCTGATTTCTACCATGTTGTTATCTTGCTGCTGAGGAGGTGGCTGATATGTCAATTGTTGCTGGTTCTGCTGTGGGTAGCCCTATTATCTCTGGTGGTATGGCACCATTTGTCCTTGAGCTTGCATGCCCCCAGGCTGAGACATGTTGGGTCTGTATTGCTGATTTGGTGCCGGTCTCCACTGTTGTCCTCCTTGTCTCTGACCCCCAAAGTTGTtaacataattcatatcttcccCTTGCCCCTTGATTTTCACCCTCTCCGCTCCATGAAGACACATAAGACTGACTAATATAGGGTGTACACAGTCCTCTATTTGTCCTGTCAACCATATGCACCTGTTTGGTACCCATCTCATCTATCTTCTTTGTCAAAATACTCATCTGAGTCATGAGTGTGGTCATGTTCTCTACATGCGAATTATTTGGGTCAAGAGGAACTGAATGCACTATGGGTGCCAGTGTTGTACCTCTAGTCATCCACCCCGAATTTTGGGACATTTTGTCAAGAAGGACTTTGCACTTGGTGAATGTCTTACTCAAAAATGCACTTCCAGCTgaagcatccacattggcctttaGATTGTCAGCTAAccccatgtagaatctctggcCAAGCATCTGGTCTGGAATGCCATGGTGAGGACACTTCACCAACATCTCTTTAAATCTTTCCCATGTTTCTTGCAAGGTCTTAGTTGACTGCTGCTTATATTGCAATATTTCATCAATCTGCCTTGCAGTCTTGTTGGGCGGGTAGTACTTATTCAGGAACTGCTATACTCTCTCAGGTGACAATGGAATTGACTAGGAGTGAATTCAGCCAAGTCTAAGCTTCCCCAACCACAGAGAACGGGAACAGTAATAGCTTAATAGCTTCTGGGGTCACATTTGGCTGCTTTTGAGTTACACAAATTGATAGAAAATTTTTCAAATGTTGCCGAGGGTCTTCAATGTGTGACCTAGAGAACAATCCTTTATTCAGTAGCAGATGCAGcatgttgttggtgatctggaatgtctccgCTTGAATTGCGGGCACAACTATGGAAGTTGCCAGGTTGTTAGTTGTGGGTTGAGCCCAATCATAAAGTgcagcttctggcacaagaggtgccaccactcTGATGTTTGGGTCAGCTGGCTCATACCTGATGTTTCCGTTGACGTTCTCTACATCACCCATGTTAATTTCAAGCTGGTGTGGTTGTTGTGATTGTTGGATCCTCTTGTTGGCATGGTTCGAAGCCTTGAATTTTTCTCGGGGTCTGAAAGTCCTTCAAGCAGTTCTCCAGTCCTCGAAGAATTTCTAGGCGTACACCTGAATTCCACAAGAGTTCAAACGTTagaattttaatgaaaattatttaACACCTTTGAAAATTGATTTGACTAATAATTTTAACACTActtctaagttgtaataaacaacatcgttagctccccggcaacggcgccaaaatttgataatgCCTAACTATGCCTTTTAAAGGataaagcggtcgctgcaaatataatccggttttaaGTCCGGAATTgaatcctcagggaactaacctatctattacacTCTACGACAATGTTATTATCAACTTAATCAATCTCTAGATGCAGGAATTTTGATCAATAaagattggatttttgtttaactacttcaaCTACTATTAAAAACAATAGTACGCTAAAACAAAGTTAATTCAATGGTAAAAAACGGTCTAGGGCAGTGATTCccccaattgctagtttaggtcttgactcttctgctataatctcgccgtaatactctatgaggattaagagttatgggtcatcgtaattatctctcgatcaactataataatttactagagcattctctcgaactactctagctgacaatatgtgtgcaactctaaattatcccaccaaagcttTGTTATCTCTAAACCCACATTTAATTTCAAGTAATGAATCTATTCAATTATCCAAAAGTAGTATTGTTCAACAGCTGTCTAACCTAATACTCTTTATCAAGCAATATAAGgtaattagacacgattaatcaagggctcattcaattaatcaccatacaaaatgtagttgaacaatcatatcataAATCCGGCTCAATTATAACAacttgagtcaaaacttcaactaacaattggttccatcaaccctagataagtatttagctactcataacaaaataagagaaaactactaaattgttcataatgtaaaattgcaagaattaaaaggggatagaaaaactctaatgtttggttgatcttctcactcgtgttcttgcctccaaaagtAGTCTAAAAATCAGCTTAGCCCCATCTTGGGCGAGTTTCTAAAGCAtataagggttttacaaaagtttCCCCGATTTTACATGTTGGTCCTCAAACTTTCCAGCAGCGTGAACAGTGCATCCGCGGTCGCGGTCAACCAGTTcaccgcggtcgaccgcggtgAACGCTGACCTTTCTGCCTCCCTGGCCTTCTTGCCTAgaccatttatgcttctttgtgttcgggta belongs to Nicotiana tabacum cultivar K326 chromosome 6, ASM71507v2, whole genome shotgun sequence and includes:
- the LOC142181733 gene encoding uncharacterized protein LOC142181733 → MAQKMSDPGSFTIPCTIGSYAFAKALCDLGACINLMPLVVYTKLGIDRARPTSMLLQLADCTVKRPTLILDDVMVQVGKFVLSADFVILDCQVDEEIPIILGRPFLATGRALIDCETGELKMRLNDEDFIFNVLQSMRRPNEYSNCSLVEVVDVILQ